Proteins encoded within one genomic window of Arachis ipaensis cultivar K30076 chromosome B08, Araip1.1, whole genome shotgun sequence:
- the LOC107611308 gene encoding uncharacterized protein LOC107611308, which yields MSVLINGSPSKPFKMERGLRQGDPLSRFLFVLVIDVLHRMLGVAVRNRCISPLLVGRDQVELSHLQFADDTILFCPPEEETIKNYRRILRCFELMSGLSINFDKSSLIPINCDDQWVQCMSRMLGCKIASLLVKYLGIPLGANPRLVRTWKPIIEKVEEKLSIWKAKILNRAGKLVLIKSVLNSLPVYYLSLYKMSKVVAEKLISLQRRFLWSKEDGRHGMVMVRWEVVQAPKKLGGLGVGDAMVRNSALLLKWWWRFSKEDCPLWKKVVCSCNNLSPNVMLSSQVLPTREGGLSAKYNSRINK from the coding sequence ATGTCAGTGCTGATAAACGGATCGCCATCTAAGCCTTTTAAGATGGAAAGGGGATTGCGACAGGGTGATCCTCTATCTCGATTTCTGTTTGTGCTTGTCATTGACGTGCTACATAGGATGCTTGGGGTAGCAGTGAGAAATAGGTGTATCTCGCCACTACTAGTGGGTAGAGATCAGGTCGAGCTGTCACATCTTCAGTTTGCGGACGATACCATCCTGTTCTGTCCCCCTGAGGAAGAGACCATTAAGAATTACAGGAGGATCCTACGTTGTTTTGAGCTCATGTCGGGGTtgagtattaattttgataagtctAGCCTGATTCCTATTAACTGTGATGATCAGTGGGTGCAGTGTATGTCTAGAATGCTGGGTTGTAAGATTGCCTCGTTGCTGGTGAAATACTTAGGGATCCCGCTAGGAGCAAACCCGAGGTTGGTGAGGACTTGGAAGCCCATTATAGAAAAAGTGGAGGAGAAGCTGAGCATCTGGAAAGCCAAAATCCTCAATAGAGCTGGTAAACTGGTGCTTATTAAATCTGTTTTGAACAGCCTCCCTGTCTATTACTTGAGCTTGTATAAAATGTCAAAGGTTGTTGCAGAGAAATTGATTTCCCTACAGAGAAGGTTTCTTtggagtaaggaggatggaaGGCATGGTATGGTAATGGTCAGGTGGGAGGTGGTGCAAGCTCCCAAAAAACTTGGCGGTTTAGGGGTTGGGGATGCTATGGTGCGTAACTCAGCCCTTCTCTTgaagtggtggtggcggttttcaaaggaggattgccCCTTATGGAAGAAGGTGGTGTGTTCTTGTAACAATCTGAGTCCCAATGTGATGCTATCATCCCAGGTGTTACCTACTCGGGAGGGGGGACTATCTGCTAAATACAATTCAAGGATCAACAAGTAA
- the LOC107612318 gene encoding uncharacterized protein LOC107612318 isoform X2, translating into MMNPLDMIRSWDMIDLHADQPPQLQFETPPLPESVWNTSEEESDSAMMNPLDMIHSWDMIDLYADQPPQLQLETPPLPESVWNGEVNKICAANVGGYQPPQLQSQLCAMDVSGNQPPQPVIDECLPEAMENRRREEEAVKMIDELFADTCDYPPLQPQPQTEWDMRNMLELIADVGGHQALQPQSQLWTWEENKAFESVITNCFQDAINNRWEALAACLPGRTPAQLQEHFQKLMNDINTIHNGYPTNTPLNAAFDNMTIMTEHNPLSIPIINATTPPPLPPYSTDHQHHSEEVVPAAEEEVVPASEEVAAPTKKGYHWTEDEHS; encoded by the exons ATGATGAATCCGTTGGATATGATACGCTCGTGGGATATGATAGACCTGCATGCCGATCAACCACCGCAGCTTCAGTTTGAGACTCCGCCTCTGCCTGAGTCGGTCTGGAATACGAGTGAAGAGGAATCAGATTCTGCAATGATGAATCCGTTGGATATGATACACTCGTGGGATATGATAGACCTGTATGCCGATCAACCACCGCAGCTTCAGCTTGAGACTCCGCCTCTGCCTGAGTCGGTCTGGAATGGGGAAGTAAACAAGATTTGTGCCGCCAATGTAGGTGGTTATCAACCACCTCAGCTCCAGTCCCAGCTGTGTGCCATGGACGTGAGTGGTAATCAACCACCTCAGCCGGTTATTGATGAGTGTTTGCCGGAAGCTATGGAGAACCGCCGGCGGGAGGAGGAAGCTGTGAAGATGATAGATGAGCTTTTCGCTGACACATGTGATTATCCACCACTTCAGCCTCAGCCTCAGACTGAGTGGGATATGAGGAACATGTTAGAGCTGATAGCCGACGTCGGTGGTCATCAAGCACTTCAACCTCAATCTCAGCTCTGGACTTGGGAGGAGAACAAAGCCTTTGAGTCGGTTATTACCAATTGTTTTCAGGATGCTATAAACAACCGCTGGGAGGCCTTGGCTGCTTGTCTCCCGGGCAGGACCCCGGCACAGCTGCAAGAGCACTTTCAGAAGTTGATGAACGACATCAATACCATTCATAACGGTTATCCTACAAACACTCCTCTCAATGCTGCATTTGATAACATGACCATCATGACGGAACACAACCCTCTCTCCATCCCTATCATCAATGCAACAACACCACCGCCATTACCGCCTTATTCGACTGATCATCAACATCACAG CGAGGAGGTagtgcctgctgcagaggaggagGTAGTGCCCGCCTCTGAAGAGGTGGCAGCACCAACAAAGAAAGGATATCATTGGACCGAAGATGAGCATag TTAA
- the LOC107612318 gene encoding uncharacterized protein LOC107612318 isoform X1 yields the protein MMNPLDMIRSWDMIDLHADQPPQLQFETPPLPESVWNTSEEESDSAMMNPLDMIHSWDMIDLYADQPPQLQLETPPLPESVWNGEVNKICAANVGGYQPPQLQSQLCAMDVSGNQPPQPVIDECLPEAMENRRREEEAVKMIDELFADTCDYPPLQPQPQTEWDMRNMLELIADVGGHQALQPQSQLWTWEENKAFESVITNCFQDAINNRWEALAACLPGRTPAQLQEHFQKLMNDINTIHNGYPTNTPLNAAFDNMTIMTEHNPLSIPIINATTPPPLPPYSTDHQHHSEEVVPAAEEEVVPASEEVAAPTKKGYHWTEDEHRYLLLYYFFFPLSYLFIIYLNIGVYKKKMKQLVSTYKSTSLI from the exons ATGATGAATCCGTTGGATATGATACGCTCGTGGGATATGATAGACCTGCATGCCGATCAACCACCGCAGCTTCAGTTTGAGACTCCGCCTCTGCCTGAGTCGGTCTGGAATACGAGTGAAGAGGAATCAGATTCTGCAATGATGAATCCGTTGGATATGATACACTCGTGGGATATGATAGACCTGTATGCCGATCAACCACCGCAGCTTCAGCTTGAGACTCCGCCTCTGCCTGAGTCGGTCTGGAATGGGGAAGTAAACAAGATTTGTGCCGCCAATGTAGGTGGTTATCAACCACCTCAGCTCCAGTCCCAGCTGTGTGCCATGGACGTGAGTGGTAATCAACCACCTCAGCCGGTTATTGATGAGTGTTTGCCGGAAGCTATGGAGAACCGCCGGCGGGAGGAGGAAGCTGTGAAGATGATAGATGAGCTTTTCGCTGACACATGTGATTATCCACCACTTCAGCCTCAGCCTCAGACTGAGTGGGATATGAGGAACATGTTAGAGCTGATAGCCGACGTCGGTGGTCATCAAGCACTTCAACCTCAATCTCAGCTCTGGACTTGGGAGGAGAACAAAGCCTTTGAGTCGGTTATTACCAATTGTTTTCAGGATGCTATAAACAACCGCTGGGAGGCCTTGGCTGCTTGTCTCCCGGGCAGGACCCCGGCACAGCTGCAAGAGCACTTTCAGAAGTTGATGAACGACATCAATACCATTCATAACGGTTATCCTACAAACACTCCTCTCAATGCTGCATTTGATAACATGACCATCATGACGGAACACAACCCTCTCTCCATCCCTATCATCAATGCAACAACACCACCGCCATTACCGCCTTATTCGACTGATCATCAACATCACAG CGAGGAGGTagtgcctgctgcagaggaggagGTAGTGCCCGCCTCTGAAGAGGTGGCAGCACCAACAAAGAAAGGATATCATTGGACCGAAGATGAGCATaggtatttattattatattacttcttttttcctctttcttatttatttattatctacTTGAATATTGgtgtttacaaaaaaaaaatgaagcaaCTAGTATCAACATATAAGAGCACTTCCTTGATTTAG
- the LOC107611309 gene encoding uncharacterized protein LOC107611309 produces MNLPDQGVENAKEARRNRLFKIAGKKRKLHYSIHKENSDVGHPMLQQQHIATKHIPQHCAQQESEHRTPLKELHLPLLQAYWDIGDPQFPCQHCGAIFWYDERIEKHYNAKSPKFALCCRRGQVQLPMMQAPPESLRKLYFDTNEKSDHFRLNIRSYNSMFAFTSLGGKVQRSINQSRGPPTFILHGQNYHLMGSLLPSNGGIAKFAQLYIYDTQNEIQNRIAAVSSRDKLNNLHADIVSTIKIMLDHHNVLAKSFRLARDALAAEATESIRLRLIGKRGKDGRRYNLPSVSEVVALVVGDFDGSTTERDIIVENKSGSLQRITELHPSYLGLQYLLLFPYGEDGWREDIPLNKIKKGETDKDKYVTMRDFFAFRIQDRPSHNGVLLYSHRLFQQFLVDAFSMVESARLKYVYTHQSDFRAELYNGLRDAVFSGETNAASKGKRIILPATFTGGARYMTQNYQDAMAICRCVGYPDLFITFTCNPQWDEIQRYCAKHKLKPEDRPDIICRLFKVKVDNMIKDLRYNKLFGSTKAVIYTIEFQKRGLPHAHILLFLHEQDKYPNPTDIDKIICAEIPDHDVDNAYYEAVKSFMLHGPCGLSKPTSPCMEEGRCMRHFPKKFNEVTTVDEDGYPVYRRRNNGRTVEVSGIHLDNRYVVPHNRLLLLKYRAHINVEWCNQSRSIKYLFKYVNKGSDRVTASFYRNSTSDNSSTKVDEVKMFYDCRYISPYEVAWRIFSYDIHYRNPSVERLSFHLPDQQPVVFTDNESLVEALAKATVKESMFLAWFAANEKYAEARQLTYTEFPTKFVWKPSPRAWEPRKSHQVIGRMIFVPPSSGELYYLRMLLNIVKGPTSYVDIRTYNGVIYSSFRDACYARGLLDDDKEYIDAIKEASHWGSGHYLRKLFATLLWSNSMVRPEAVWEETAILLCDGILHNHRAMFGRSDLVFSDEELKDLTLIEIEQILNSNGKSLRDYPTMPFPSGDTDHLRTRNKMIFDELNYDRVELQRQYIQCLSKLTTEQRRVYDKIISAAESQHGRMFFLYGHGGTGKTFLWKTLASALRSKGQIVLTVASSGIASLLLPGGRTAHSRFAIPLTPDEFSTCNIKQGSPLAELIVRAKLIIWDEAPMMSKFYFEALDKTMKDLMRFKHDESPEMPFGGKTIVFGGDFRQILPVIPKGTRQDIVNASLNSSYLWQHCEILKLTINMRLQSMAADSGKQDLQQFAEWILQVGNGILEGMSDESNLISIPPEFLITYYNDPIEAIVEAIYSDYIADMDNEGHLKGRAILAPTINAVDEVNDYMTELNNNACKTYVSSNKCLFEGGSNEIEGMHTPEFLATIKCSGVPNHELKLKVGCPVMLIRNIDRSSGLCNGTRLIITRLGDKVIEARLLNSDNCVDKVFIPRMTLTPSNARLPFRFQRRQFPLMLSYAMTINKSQGQSLDHIGLLLKKPVFTHGQLYVAISRVTNKKGLKILIAHDENTGKTENIVYPEVFRNV; encoded by the exons ATGAATTTGCCAGACCAAGGAGTTGAGAATGCAAAAGAAGCAAGGCGAAATAGATTGTTCAAGATAGCTGGAAAAAAAAGAAAGCTCCATTATTCTATCCACAAAG AGAACTCTGACGTGGGACATCCCATGCTTCAACAACAACATATTGCTACAAAGCATATACCTCAGCATTGTGCACAGCAAGAATCAGAGCATAGAACACCTTTGAAAGAGTTGCATCTACCCTTATTACAAG CTTACTGGGATATCGGTGATCCTCAATTTCCATGCCAACACTGTGGAGCTATATTCTGGTATGATGAGCGCATAGAAAAGCATTATAATGCCAAATCTCCTAAATTCGCACTATGTTGCCGGCGAGGTCAGGTTCAACTTCCTATGATGCAAGCACCGCCTGAATCTTTGAGGAAACTTTACTTTGACACCAATGAAAAATCCGATCACTTTCGATTGAATATTAGGAGCTACAACAGTATGTTTGCTTTTACATCATTAGGTGGTAAGGTACAGAGGTCGATTAATCAAAGTCGTGGGCCCCCAACCTTCATCTTGCATGGACAAAACTATCATTTAATGGGAAGTTTGCTTCCATCAAATGGAGGAATAGCGAAATTTGCAcaactatatatatatgataCTCAAAACGAGATACAAAATCGAATCGCTGCTGTGAG CTCAAGGGATAAATTGAACAACCTCCATGCGGATATTGTCTCGACCATCAAAATTATGCTTGATCATCATAATGTGCTTGCAAAATCATTTCGGCTTGCTCGGGATGCACTTGCTGCTGAAGCTACTGAATCAATTCGGCTACGTCTTATAGGGAAGAGAGGAAAGGATGGACGCAGATATAATTTGCCTTCAGTTTCTGAAGTTGTTGCCTTAGTTGTTGGTGATTTTGATGGATCTACAACAGAGCGAGATATTATTGTTGAAAATAAATCAGGGTCACTTCAAAGAATAACTGAGCTACACCCCTCCTATCTAGGCTTACAGTATCTACTGTTATTCCCTTATGGTGAAGATGGGTGGAGAGAAGATATTCCattgaacaaaattaaaaaaggaGAAACAGATAAAGACAAATATGTCACAATGCGAGACTTTTTCGCATTTCGAATCCAAGATCGGCCTTCACACAATGGTGTCCTCTTATATTCCCATCGATTATTCCAACAATTCTTAGTTGATGCATTCTCAATGGTTGAAAGCGCCAGATTGAAATATGTTTACACCCACCAAAGCGACTTTAGAGCTGAGTTATACAATGGCCTTCGAGATGCCGTTTTCAGTGGCGAGACAAATGCAGCCTCAAAAGGAAAGAGAATTATACTCCCGGCAACATTTACTGGTGGTGCAAGATACATGACACAAAATTATCAAGACGCAATGGCAATATGTAGATGCGTCGGTTATCCAGATTTGTTCATCACTTTTACTTGCAATCCGCAATGGGATGAAATACAACGATATTGTGCAAAGCACAAGCTCAAACCAGAAGACAGGCCAGACATCATTTGCAGACTCTTCAAAGTTAAAGTAGACAATATGATTAAGGATCTTAGATACAACAAATTATTTGGTTCTACCAAAGCAG TTATTTATACAATAGAGTTCCAAAAGAGAGGACTTCCACACGCACATATACTATTGTTCTTACATGAGCAAGATAAGTATCCAAACCCTACGGATATAGACAAAATTATCTGTGCTGAGATTCCTGATCATGATGTTGATAATGCATACTACGAAGCTGTCAAGAGTTTTATGCTGCATGGTCCATGTGGTCTTAGCAAGCCAACTTCCCCTTGCATGGAAGAAGGACGTTGTATGCGTCATTTCCCTAAGAAGTTCAACGAAGTTACTACAGTTGACGAAGATGGTTACCCAGTTTATAGGCGTCGAAATAATGGACGCACAGTGGAAGTGTCTGGAATTCATCTTGACAATAGATATGTTGTGCCACATAATAGATTGTTGTTACTAAAATATCGTGCTCACATTAATGTGGAATGGTGTAACCAATCAAGATCTATCAAGTATTTGTTCAAATATGTAAACAAAGGGAGTGATCGGGTCACAGCCTCTTTTTACAGAAACTCCACAAGTGACAATTCAAGTACAAAAGTTGATGAAGTGAAAATGTTTTATGATTGTCGATACATATCTCCTTATGAAGTTGCCTGGAGGATATTTTCCTATGACATTCACTATAGAAATCCATCTGTTGAGAGGCTGAGTTTTCATTTACCAGATCAACAACCTGTTGTATTTACAGATAATGAATCATTAGTTGAAGCTCTTGCAAAGGCCACTGTAAAAGAGTCCATGTTTCTAGCTTGGTTTGCAGCTAACGAAAAATATGCGGAAGCTAGACAACTAACATACACTGAGTTTCCAACAAAGTTTGTTTGGAAACCTTCACCTCGAGCTTGGGAACCTAGGAAAAGTCATCAAGTCATTGGAAGGATGATTTTCGTTCCACCATCATCTGGTGAGCTATATTACTTAAGGATGTTGTTAAATATTGTAAAGGGACCAACAAGCTATGTAGATATTCGAACATACAATGGTGTTATCTATTCATCATTTCGAGATGCATGCTATGCACGTGGGCTACTTGATGACGACAAAGAATATATTGATGCCATTAAGGAAGCAAGTCATTGGGGCTCAGGTCATTATTTGCGAAAATTGTTTGCGACTCTATTGTGGTCTAACTCAATGGTGCGACCTGAAGCTGTATGGGAAGAAACTGCCATCTTATTATGTGATGGGATTTTGCATAATCACAGAGCCATGTTTGGCCGATCTG ATTTGGTTTTCAGCGATGAAGAATTAAAGGACCTAACTTTGATTGAGATTGAACAAATATTGAACAGTAACGGCAAAAGCTTGCGGGATTATCCGACAATGCCATTTCCATCAGGGGATACTGACCATCTTAGAACACGAAACAAGATGATCTTTGATGAGTTAAATTATGATCGTGTTGAATTACAAAGGCAATACATTCAATGCCTGTCCAAATTAACTACAGAGCAAAGGAGAGTATATGATAAGATCATAAGCGCTGCAGAAAGTCAACATGGACGTATGTTTTTTTTGTATGGCCATGGAGGTACAGGAAAGACTTTCCTTTGGAAAACTTTAGCTTCAGCATTGAGATCAAAGGGACAGATAGTATTAACTGTTGCCTCTAGCGGTATTGCTTCTCTATTGTTACCTGGAGGTCGGACTGCACATTCTAGATTTGCCATACCATTAACCCCAGATGAATTCTCTACTTGCAATATCAAGCAGGGAAGCCCATTGGCAGAGTTAATTGTAAGAGCAAAGCTAATAATCTGGGATGAAGCTCCTATGATGAGCAAATTTTATTTCGAAGCACTTGATAAGACAATGAAAGATTTGATGAGGTTCAAACATGATGAAAGCCCAGAAATGCCATTCGGAGGGAAAACAATAGTCTTTGGTGGAGATTTTAGGCAAATCTTGCCAGTGATTCCAAAGGGAACAAGACAAGACATCGTCAATGCGTCTTTGAATTCATCATATCTATGGCAGCATTGTGAAATATTAAAGCTAACCATCAACATGCGGCTGCAATCCATGGCTGCAGATAGTGGCAAACAAGATTTGCAGCAATTTGCCGAATGGATTCTTCAGGTCGGCAATGGAATATTAGAAGGAATGAGTGACGAGTCCAATTTGATTAGCATACCTCCTGAATTCCTTATCACCTATTATAATGATCCAATTGAAGCAATTGTTGAAGCAATCTATTCTGATTACATTGCTGACATGGATAACGAAGGCCACTTGAAAGGTCGAGCTATTTTGGCTCCTACAATTAATGCGGTAGATGAGGTGAATGATTACATGACCGAACTGaacaacaatgcatgcaagacttATGTTAGTTCCAATAAATGTTTGTTCGAAGGGGGTAGCAATGAAATTGAAGGCATGCACACACCGGAGTTTTTAGCAACAATTAAATGTTCCGGGGTtccaaatcatgaattgaagctaAAGGTTGGTTGCCCTGTCATGCTTATTAGAAATATTGATCGCTCTTCAGGGCTTTGCAATGGTACTAGATTGATAATTACAAGACTTGGAGATAAAGTTATCGAGGCAAGATTATTAAATTCTGACAACTGTGTCGATAAGGTCTTTATTCCTAGAATGACACTAACACCATCAAATGCTAGGCTACCATTTAGATTTCAAAGGAGACAATTCCCTCTCATGCTATCTTATGCAATGACCATAAACAAAAGTCAAGGACAATCATTAGACCACATCGGATTGCTACTGAAAAAACCTGTTTTCACACATGGCCAACTATATGTTGCCATTTCAAGGGTCACTAACAAGAAAGGATTGAAAATTCTAATTGCTCATGATGAAAACACTGGCAAAACAGAGAATATTGTTTACCCAGAAGTCTTTAGAAATGTATGA